In Vreelandella piezotolerans, one genomic interval encodes:
- a CDS encoding acetyl-CoA C-acyltransferase: MSRATDVVFLSATRTPMGGMMGSLSSMSAPELAAVAIRAAIERAGIEAAAIEEGILGCVLPAGVKQGPARQAMRQAGIPDANGATTINKLCGSGMKAAMLAHDLIKAGSGEIVLAGGMESMSNAPHVLTKARGGYRLGHGELKDHMFLDGLEDAETGKLMGVFAQEVATERGYTRERLDDFAIASLERAMAATNHGDLDAEMAPVTVTTRQGETVVSHDEQPFQAKLDKIRQLRPAFAKDGTITAANASSISDGASALILSSHEAAQRHGVKPLARMLGHATHSRHPSEFTIAPVGAIEKLMKKLGWGVNEVDLFEINEAFAVVTLMAMDDLSLPHEKVNVFGGACAQGHPIGSTGSRIIATLIHALRQKGGKRGIASLCIGGGEATAVAVELID, encoded by the coding sequence ATGAGTCGCGCTACCGACGTCGTTTTTTTATCTGCCACCCGTACCCCGATGGGCGGCATGATGGGCAGCCTGTCTAGTATGAGTGCCCCTGAACTTGCCGCCGTTGCCATCCGCGCTGCCATCGAGCGGGCGGGCATTGAGGCCGCCGCCATTGAAGAGGGCATCCTGGGCTGCGTGCTGCCAGCGGGCGTCAAACAAGGCCCTGCGCGCCAAGCGATGCGCCAAGCAGGCATTCCCGATGCCAACGGCGCCACGACCATCAACAAGCTCTGCGGCTCTGGCATGAAAGCGGCCATGTTGGCCCATGACCTGATCAAGGCGGGCAGTGGAGAAATAGTGCTGGCGGGCGGCATGGAATCCATGTCGAATGCCCCCCATGTGCTGACCAAGGCACGCGGCGGCTATCGTCTGGGCCACGGCGAGCTGAAAGACCATATGTTCTTGGATGGTTTGGAAGACGCCGAAACGGGCAAGCTAATGGGCGTTTTTGCCCAGGAAGTAGCCACAGAACGGGGCTATACGCGCGAGCGGCTGGACGATTTCGCCATTGCCTCACTGGAGCGGGCCATGGCCGCCACCAACCATGGCGACCTGGATGCCGAGATGGCGCCCGTCACCGTGACGACCCGCCAGGGTGAAACCGTGGTAAGCCACGATGAGCAGCCCTTTCAGGCCAAACTGGACAAGATTCGCCAGCTGCGCCCAGCGTTTGCAAAAGACGGCACCATTACCGCCGCCAATGCGAGTTCGATCTCCGACGGCGCCTCGGCGCTGATTTTATCGAGTCATGAAGCAGCACAGCGTCACGGTGTCAAACCGCTGGCCAGGATGCTGGGACATGCCACCCACTCGCGTCATCCCAGCGAATTTACCATTGCGCCGGTAGGAGCCATCGAGAAGCTGATGAAAAAGCTTGGCTGGGGCGTCAATGAGGTGGACCTGTTCGAAATCAACGAAGCCTTTGCGGTCGTCACGCTGATGGCCATGGATGATTTGAGCCTGCCTCATGAAAAGGTCAACGTGTTTGGCGGCGCCTGTGCCCAGGGGCATCCCATCGGCTCTACCGGCTCACGCATCATCGCCACGCTGATTCATGCCTTGCGCCAGAAAGGGGGCAAACGCGGTATCGCCAGCTTGTGCATTGGTGGCGGTGAAGCAACCGCCGTGGCGGTCGAGCTGATCGACTGA
- a CDS encoding SDR family NAD(P)-dependent oxidoreductase → MQVQDRTFLITGAASGLGAATAERLVKAGGKVVLCDMSDRVTDLAVQLGAHAQACIADITSADAMQEAVNKAVALGGESGLSGVVHCAGVVSVAKLVDRQGNPADLEGYARTIQINLVGTFNVMRLAAAAMASNPPDQGGERGVIINTASIAAFDGQVGQCAYSASKAGVVGMSLPAARELSRHAIRVMAIAPGVFETPMMSEIPDEAAQALAAAVPFPKRLGKADEFALLAEQIITNPMLNGEVIRLDGGIRMQ, encoded by the coding sequence ATGCAGGTCCAGGATCGTACGTTTTTGATTACCGGCGCTGCGTCGGGTTTGGGTGCCGCCACGGCCGAACGGCTGGTAAAGGCGGGCGGGAAGGTGGTGCTGTGCGACATGAGTGATCGTGTGACGGACCTTGCCGTGCAGTTGGGCGCTCACGCGCAAGCATGCATCGCCGACATTACCTCCGCCGACGCCATGCAGGAGGCGGTGAACAAAGCCGTTGCGCTGGGGGGCGAAAGCGGTCTTTCGGGGGTGGTTCATTGTGCCGGTGTGGTCAGCGTAGCCAAGCTGGTGGATCGGCAAGGCAACCCAGCAGATCTCGAGGGCTATGCGCGCACGATTCAGATCAATCTGGTAGGCACTTTCAATGTCATGCGGCTGGCGGCCGCCGCCATGGCCAGCAACCCGCCAGACCAAGGGGGTGAGCGTGGCGTCATCATCAATACCGCATCGATTGCCGCGTTCGATGGGCAAGTCGGTCAGTGCGCCTACAGTGCCTCTAAGGCGGGGGTCGTGGGCATGAGCTTGCCTGCTGCCAGAGAGCTGTCGCGCCACGCGATTCGTGTCATGGCCATTGCGCCAGGGGTGTTCGAAACCCCGATGATGAGCGAGATACCGGATGAAGCCGCCCAAGCGTTGGCCGCTGCGGTGCCTTTTCCCAAGCGTTTGGGCAAGGCCGACGAGTTTGCGCTGCTGGCCGAGCAGATCATCACCAACCCGATGCTCAATGGTGAAGTGATTCGCCTGGATGGTGGTATCCGCATGCAGTGA
- a CDS encoding acyl-CoA dehydrogenase C-terminal domain-containing protein, producing MPSYQAPLRDMRFVMNEMFDYPSHYAALPNGEEASPDVVGAILEEGARFARDVLLPLNQSGDEEGCLLEGGEVKAPRGFKEAYQQYVEGGWPSLAADPEQGGQGLPPSLAMMLSEMICATNLAWGMYPGLSHGAADALRHHGTDAQKATYLTKLVEGVWTGTMCLTEPHCGTDLGLIKTRAVPAEGDAYQITGTKIFISAGEHNLAENIVHLVLAKLPDAPEGSKGISLFVVPKFLPDAEGNPGQRNGVSCGSLEHKMGIHGNATCVMNFDGATGYLVGAPNKGLACMFTMMNAARLGVGIQGLGLMEASFQNSLGYARDRLQMRGLSGVQAPDKAADPIIVHPDVRRMLLTQKAFAEGGRMLVLYTAQMLDVVEHGAAGEEKERAETLLGLLTPIVKAFLTEVGFECTNEGVQIFGGHGFIKEWGMEQLVRDARITRLYEGTTGIQALDLLGRKVLMSQGESLKVFTKEIHKFCQAEADNPALKEFIEPLAKLNAQWGELTMGIGMKAMQDREEVGAASVDYLMYSGYVAVAYLFARAAKQAASAQGGEDAAFYTAKLNTARFYYQRLLPRTKAHAAMIQAGAGSLMAISSEDFGLGFEI from the coding sequence ATGCCGAGCTATCAAGCCCCCCTACGTGACATGCGTTTCGTGATGAACGAAATGTTTGATTACCCAAGCCACTATGCGGCACTGCCGAATGGTGAAGAAGCGTCTCCTGACGTCGTTGGGGCGATTCTGGAAGAGGGCGCTCGCTTTGCCCGTGACGTTCTGCTGCCATTGAACCAGAGCGGTGATGAAGAGGGCTGCCTGCTGGAAGGTGGGGAGGTCAAAGCGCCCCGTGGTTTCAAGGAAGCCTACCAGCAGTATGTCGAAGGGGGTTGGCCAAGCCTGGCGGCGGACCCTGAGCAAGGCGGACAAGGGCTGCCGCCTTCGCTGGCCATGATGCTCTCCGAAATGATTTGCGCCACCAACCTGGCGTGGGGCATGTACCCGGGGCTTTCCCACGGTGCCGCAGACGCGCTGCGTCATCACGGAACCGATGCCCAAAAGGCTACTTACCTCACCAAGCTGGTCGAGGGCGTCTGGACCGGCACCATGTGCCTGACCGAGCCCCATTGCGGTACCGATCTCGGGTTGATCAAGACCCGTGCGGTTCCTGCGGAAGGCGACGCGTATCAGATCACCGGCACCAAGATCTTCATTTCTGCCGGTGAGCACAATCTGGCCGAGAACATCGTTCATCTGGTGCTGGCCAAGCTGCCGGATGCGCCCGAAGGCTCCAAAGGCATTTCACTGTTCGTCGTACCCAAGTTCCTGCCCGATGCCGAGGGCAACCCCGGGCAGCGTAACGGTGTCAGCTGTGGCTCTCTCGAGCACAAGATGGGTATTCACGGCAACGCAACGTGCGTCATGAACTTCGATGGTGCCACGGGCTACCTGGTAGGCGCGCCGAACAAGGGTTTGGCTTGCATGTTCACCATGATGAATGCGGCCCGTCTGGGCGTGGGGATCCAGGGGCTTGGTCTGATGGAAGCCAGCTTTCAGAACTCGCTCGGCTATGCCCGTGATCGTTTGCAGATGCGTGGCCTTTCAGGTGTTCAGGCCCCTGATAAAGCCGCCGACCCCATCATCGTCCATCCTGACGTGCGTCGCATGCTACTGACCCAAAAAGCCTTTGCCGAAGGCGGTCGCATGCTGGTGCTGTATACCGCCCAGATGCTGGACGTGGTCGAGCATGGCGCAGCAGGCGAAGAGAAGGAGCGTGCCGAGACCTTGCTTGGCCTGCTGACGCCGATCGTGAAGGCCTTCCTGACGGAAGTGGGCTTCGAGTGTACCAATGAAGGCGTGCAGATTTTTGGCGGTCACGGATTCATCAAAGAGTGGGGCATGGAGCAACTGGTACGTGATGCGCGTATCACGCGCCTCTATGAAGGCACGACCGGTATCCAGGCGCTGGACCTGCTGGGTCGCAAAGTGCTGATGAGCCAGGGTGAATCCCTCAAGGTCTTCACCAAGGAGATTCATAAGTTCTGCCAGGCCGAAGCCGACAACCCTGCGCTCAAGGAATTCATCGAGCCGCTGGCCAAGCTCAATGCCCAGTGGGGTGAGCTCACCATGGGTATCGGTATGAAGGCCATGCAGGATCGTGAAGAAGTAGGGGCCGCCAGCGTCGATTACCTGATGTACTCCGGCTATGTCGCTGTCGCCTACCTGTTTGCTCGCGCTGCCAAGCAAGCCGCTAGCGCACAGGGGGGGGAAGATGCGGCTTTCTACACCGCCAAACTAAATACGGCGCGTTTCTACTACCAGCGTCTGCTGCCACGTACCAAGGCGCACGCCGCCATGATCCAGGCAGGTGCCGGTAGCTTGATGGCGATTTCCAGCGAAGATTTTGGTCTGGGCTTCGAGATCTGA
- a CDS encoding TetR/AcrR family transcriptional regulator, with protein MNASPRRKELTRLAAQLFVQEGFDRTTVRMLAQEMGIKSGSLFHHFKDKQEILAAVIEEGTQNALAIAKAALQSCPDGAEARLHAMARAHLETLFADRNAHVVALFEWRRLDPAASAHLSHLRDAYEALWVEVIDDALAAGLIHGDRFLVSRFILGALNWTVRWYDPNGPRTPDDLADELVAMILSR; from the coding sequence ATGAATGCATCTCCTCGCCGCAAGGAATTGACGCGCTTAGCTGCTCAGCTATTCGTCCAAGAAGGCTTTGATCGCACCACGGTGCGCATGTTGGCGCAGGAAATGGGCATTAAGTCGGGTAGCCTGTTTCATCACTTCAAAGATAAGCAAGAAATTCTGGCAGCGGTGATCGAAGAGGGTACCCAAAATGCGCTTGCCATTGCGAAAGCTGCGCTTCAGTCCTGTCCCGACGGTGCAGAGGCACGGCTACATGCTATGGCAAGAGCTCATCTGGAAACACTGTTTGCAGACCGTAACGCCCATGTCGTCGCACTGTTCGAGTGGCGGCGATTGGACCCTGCTGCCAGCGCGCATTTGAGTCATCTGCGGGATGCTTACGAGGCTCTGTGGGTCGAGGTGATCGATGACGCCTTGGCGGCCGGGCTGATTCATGGTGACCGCTTTCTCGTTTCCCGCTTCATCTTAGGAGCGTTGAACTGGACTGTCCGTTGGTATGACCCCAACGGTCCTCGAACGCCAGACGACCTTGCCGACGAGCTGGTGGCGATGATCCTATCGCGGTGA
- a CDS encoding AMP-binding protein, protein MTATSSSLPSYSSFVEKFSIESVVAKLDDHQDGYLNAYEACCGRHVRQGRGDVLALVHEDTQGQTHTLTYAELDSQSSQLAGWFISQGLGEGDRIACMLPRSVNLLVAVLATWRIGAVYQPLFTAFGPDAVDYRLGRADTKLVITDHANRYKFDGLSQCPPVLAVGGASSEHGDDLDWQTALTYTSMSDAPPRLSPDQPFLQMFTSGTVGKPKGVAVPLAGMTAFALYMELAVDLREEDRFWNMADPGWAYGLYYAIAGPLLLGVTTHFCEAGFSAEGALAFMKRHQITNFAAAPTAYRLMKASGLFDDAHQTLSLRAASSAGEPLNTEVVTWVEKSLGCPVMDHYGQTETGMTCNNHHSLDHPKHVGAMGVPMPGYRLAILDAEYNELPPGEPGVLAVDIKNSPAHFFQGYTWQEKDPFVNGYYLTGDVVIRNEDGSFQFAGRDDDIITTAGYRVGPTDVENSVMTHPAVAESAAVGQPDEIRGEIIKSYIVLRDGYEPSDALAEEIRQQVRERLSTHAFPRIIEFVDELPKTPSGKIQRFKLRAQAAEQVRHSS, encoded by the coding sequence ATGACAGCAACATCATCGTCACTTCCCTCGTATTCCTCATTTGTCGAGAAATTTTCAATAGAGAGTGTCGTCGCCAAGCTGGACGACCATCAAGATGGTTACCTGAACGCCTATGAAGCATGCTGCGGAAGGCATGTGCGCCAAGGCCGCGGTGATGTGTTAGCGCTGGTGCATGAAGACACCCAAGGCCAGACCCATACGCTGACCTATGCCGAGCTTGACAGCCAAAGTAGCCAGCTAGCGGGCTGGTTCATAAGCCAAGGGCTTGGTGAGGGCGACCGAATTGCCTGTATGCTGCCTCGTTCTGTCAATTTGCTGGTCGCCGTGCTGGCGACCTGGCGAATCGGTGCGGTCTATCAGCCACTGTTCACCGCTTTTGGCCCTGATGCAGTTGACTATCGGCTCGGTCGTGCTGATACCAAGTTAGTGATTACGGATCACGCCAATCGCTATAAATTCGATGGATTGAGCCAGTGCCCACCCGTATTAGCCGTGGGTGGTGCGAGCAGTGAGCATGGCGATGACCTCGATTGGCAAACGGCATTGACGTATACGTCAATGAGCGATGCGCCACCGCGCCTGTCGCCAGATCAGCCCTTTCTGCAAATGTTCACTTCGGGGACGGTGGGCAAGCCAAAGGGCGTTGCCGTGCCTTTAGCAGGCATGACGGCTTTCGCGCTTTATATGGAGCTCGCTGTGGATCTGCGCGAGGAAGACCGTTTTTGGAACATGGCAGATCCAGGTTGGGCCTACGGCCTTTATTACGCCATCGCGGGGCCGCTGCTACTTGGAGTCACGACCCACTTTTGCGAGGCAGGCTTCAGCGCCGAAGGGGCGCTGGCGTTCATGAAGCGCCATCAGATCACCAATTTTGCTGCGGCACCCACGGCTTACCGTTTGATGAAAGCATCTGGGTTATTCGATGACGCGCATCAAACGTTATCGCTGCGTGCAGCCAGTTCCGCTGGAGAACCGCTTAATACCGAGGTGGTCACCTGGGTGGAAAAATCGTTGGGCTGTCCGGTGATGGACCATTATGGCCAGACGGAAACGGGCATGACCTGTAATAACCATCACTCTCTTGACCATCCCAAGCACGTGGGGGCCATGGGCGTCCCGATGCCGGGCTACCGATTGGCCATTCTCGATGCCGAGTACAATGAGCTGCCGCCCGGTGAACCAGGTGTGCTTGCGGTGGACATTAAGAATTCTCCGGCTCACTTTTTCCAAGGATACACTTGGCAGGAGAAAGATCCCTTCGTCAATGGCTATTACCTGACCGGCGATGTAGTGATTCGTAACGAAGATGGTTCGTTTCAGTTTGCTGGTAGGGACGATGACATCATCACCACGGCGGGCTACCGAGTGGGACCAACGGACGTAGAGAATAGCGTCATGACGCACCCGGCAGTGGCAGAGTCCGCCGCCGTTGGCCAGCCAGATGAGATTCGTGGCGAGATCATCAAATCCTATATCGTACTTCGCGATGGCTACGAGCCCAGCGATGCGCTGGCGGAAGAGATTCGTCAGCAAGTACGTGAACGGCTCTCTACGCATGCTTTTCCTCGTATCATCGAGTTCGTCGATGAGCTGCCCAAAACGCCCAGCGGCAAGATTCAGCGCTTCAAACTGCGTGCTCAAGCGGCCGAACAAGTGCGCCACAGCTCATAA